The following are from one region of the Amedibacterium intestinale genome:
- the tsaE gene encoding tRNA (adenosine(37)-N6)-threonylcarbamoyltransferase complex ATPase subunit type 1 TsaE: protein MREIKVSSLQDTANLGEKLGKLLESGSLVTLCGDLGAGKTTFTKSIGKALGVKKVINSPTFTILKTYYGKMPLHHIDAYRLEGITQDLGFEELFDDGVCVIEWPAYIMDQLPNERLEIEIKRIGEFERLFLFHPIGDVYEKIVREL, encoded by the coding sequence ATGAGAGAAATAAAAGTATCCTCTTTACAGGACACAGCAAATTTAGGAGAGAAACTTGGAAAACTACTAGAATCTGGCTCCTTAGTTACCCTATGTGGTGATCTAGGTGCTGGAAAAACAACTTTTACAAAATCAATTGGAAAAGCATTGGGTGTGAAAAAAGTTATTAATTCTCCTACTTTTACAATATTGAAAACTTATTATGGAAAAATGCCTTTGCATCATATTGATGCATATCGTTTGGAAGGAATAACTCAGGATTTAGGATTTGAAGAACTATTCGATGATGGGGTATGTGTTATCGAATGGCCTGCGTATATTATGGATCAGTTACCGAATGAACGATTGGAGATTGAAATAAAAAGAATTGGAGAATTTGAACGTTTGTTTTTATTTCATCCAATTGGTGATGTGTATGAAAAGATTGTGAGGGAATTATAA
- the tsaB gene encoding tRNA (adenosine(37)-N6)-threonylcarbamoyltransferase complex dimerization subunit type 1 TsaB produces MKTLCMDSAHKNLLIALIEDGEVKASICEECWKKQSETLFPALVSLMEEANWEVDDIEHVIITDGPGSYTGVRIAMTVAKVLCTRKQIPLSCISSLQLYAGMRENVFVLLDARSKRAYCAALNKGNFTMDEQILTLDEIKQLTENAQYTVLGDTELLGIEKPEIDLVENFKQLIPLARPIDNIHTLVPRYLKDQDSYKVK; encoded by the coding sequence ATGAAAACATTATGTATGGATAGTGCACATAAAAATTTGCTTATCGCATTAATTGAAGATGGAGAAGTGAAAGCTTCTATTTGTGAGGAATGCTGGAAAAAACAAAGTGAAACATTATTTCCTGCACTTGTATCTTTAATGGAAGAGGCAAATTGGGAAGTCGATGATATCGAACATGTCATAATTACAGATGGACCAGGAAGTTATACTGGTGTGCGAATTGCAATGACTGTTGCGAAAGTTTTATGTACACGTAAGCAAATTCCTTTATCATGTATATCTTCTTTGCAGCTATATGCTGGTATGAGAGAAAATGTTTTTGTTTTATTAGATGCTAGAAGTAAAAGAGCCTATTGTGCAGCTTTAAATAAAGGGAACTTTACTATGGATGAGCAAATCTTGACATTGGATGAAATTAAACAGTTAACAGAAAATGCTCAATATACAGTTTTGGGAGATACGGAGTTACTTGGAATTGAAAAACCAGAAATTGACTTAGTTGAAAACTTTAAGCAGTTAATACCACTTGCTCGTCCTATTGATAATATTCATACACTTGTTCCTAGATATCTAAAAGATCAGGATTCTTATAAGGTAAAATAA
- the rimI gene encoding ribosomal protein S18-alanine N-acetyltransferase produces MIREMKIEDCSIVSQIDAQCFPVPWSEEQYKREFNENEFAYLYVLEDHNEIIGFIDFWITFDSCQLAKIAVLPSYRGKHYAHLLMDKMIERAQQENCEIISLEVRVSNTAAHKLYEAYDFIKVNVRKQYYQDNGEDADFLIKAIGGNCE; encoded by the coding sequence ATGATACGTGAAATGAAAATAGAAGATTGTTCTATTGTTTCTCAAATAGATGCACAATGTTTTCCAGTTCCTTGGAGTGAAGAACAATATAAACGTGAATTTAATGAAAATGAATTTGCATATTTATATGTTTTAGAAGATCATAATGAAATTATTGGATTTATTGATTTCTGGATTACATTTGATAGTTGTCAGCTTGCTAAAATAGCTGTGTTGCCTTCTTATAGAGGAAAGCATTATGCACATTTACTTATGGATAAAATGATTGAAAGAGCACAGCAGGAGAATTGTGAAATTATATCTTTAGAAGTTCGTGTTTCAAATACTGCTGCTCATAAATTATATGAGGCGTATGATTTTATTAAAGTAAATGTTAGAAAACAATATTATCAGGATAATGGAGAAGATGCAGATTTTCTTATAAAAGCGATAGGAGGGAATTGTGAATGA